Within Dermacentor albipictus isolate Rhodes 1998 colony chromosome 3, USDA_Dalb.pri_finalv2, whole genome shotgun sequence, the genomic segment TGCTGTTGCGAGAGTGCAACAGACTCAGCATATTTCGCAACGACAGAAGACAGCAGGTCGTCCGTTCTCTGCTCTGGCCTTCGGCCCCGCCCTGTCTGCCGTGGCTCTAAAAGTAGGGCAAAAGGGGCACCATTACTAATTTCCTCACATGCAACGCAAAACTTGTTTTCGTGCGTTATTGTGAGTTGTTTACCACTGCTCATTGCAACTAGTTTGTATCAGAGATCACATATACCAAAATGTTTTCATTAAGGAAAATCAAGAAAATGCAGTGTTAATGAGTGAGGCATTTCACATGGGGCCACTATTCTTTAAAGCAATCCGAGGCATTATTGTGCCTTTTGGCACCAAACAAAACTACACTGCTTGCGGCATTGCATAATTTCCTTTTTTAACAGCACCACAAATGTAGTGCCATTTGTTGCCTAGCCATTCTGTTCGTTCTCACAACCCTTCTTGCGTAACGATGAGAAATACTTTTTCCCTCTGTGCAACTTCTGTATTACCAAAGTTACTTGAAGTACGTAACATACGACGGTGAGCCCATTCACTAATCATACAGtaaatacatacacatacacattcaTTGTTCCCCTTGTACAATTACGTCCTCGTATTGTCCATCAGCAAGCATGATCCAAATTAAGTCCTTGCAGTCAATGCGTAATACAGCTCATTTACATGTTCAACACGACTTGTGTTTGTGCTCCTAAATCTCTCCTTCTTTACTGTTCTGGGGAATTCTGAATGTGTTTGCGTGTTTGTTCTTTAGTTATGTGAATTTAGTACGCTACTTATGGCTATGATTTTACAATGCACGTTCTGTAATGACAATGTTTCTGAAAAGTATGTGTTCACAATAAGTAAGTAAAAAATTGTGAAGACGTCTGTTGTACACTTACGTGTCTGACTACTAGGGCCACCTGCATCCTCCCGACGCCTCTCCGCTGTCGCGGGCTGCATTGGTCTCGCTAAGAATGAATACGACGCATAAGGAAAATAAGTACATGTCATACGTTTGGAAAAATACTGTAGAGATGTGTACaacaaatgaatgaaagaaatgcCTTCCAACTTACCTCTTATGCCGCTTGTCCCAGGCGCTGTGCTGACAGACACATGGGACTCGGCAGTTGCCGCGTCACCAGCACCGCGGTCAGCAGCGCTTTCCTCCTGCATAGATGCAATTGGCATCATTAATGATAACAGTTTTGTTGTTGTGATACCTGTCATGTACAGGAAATATTGCAGTCATATTTCAATGGCATCCAGACCGTTGCATTTCTAAATGGCTACACTAATAAAAGCCTGTGCTATGTCTTTTTACATGACCATCAATGACAAATGGTTGGTGCACATCTGCTCAATAAATGAAGCTCTTTTGTTCCTGTGGCAACCACTCTAAGTGTTTGCTTACCTATTGAGTAAAAAGGTGGCATGCTACTGGTGTTTCTACACTAAGAAGTTATCTATTATGTCACTTTTATAAATCTGCATCGGCGCAACCCCAATTATTTACAAAACATATCACTGCATGCGAACATGCATAAGCTAACTATAGAATGATTAAACGGACTACACCAACATGGCTTATATGCCTCATTAAAAAGCAGAGAACATTGCCTTTACATAAAAACACAGGCACTGAGCAAGCATTTGTGTGCATGTTTCAGAGAAagacgcaagcgatagtaaatagcttgacgatttccgctcaagctcgggctATCTTCTGAGaggcaacactagcgcgcgaccacacatcagccaaacggcggtgactgagcgaatcgcgacagcgcaacgacttggcgttgacctattgaaacccatgcgcctgatgttcacctcttcgtcgggctcatAGAAAggcgggcagactccgatggcgctcgccctTCCAACCAAGGAAAGGATGcgccctcgcggtccgggcaggctgcctcctccggttccgCTGTGATTtacacgtttgttagaatatggtgcgcaaaagctccgtcaacgagtgtgcttacctgCTTTCGGCGTGCAAGGCGGCTGCATCACGGCGGGCCTTGTAGACGTCTTTTttccacacgccgcgccattgggctgcagttttcactgccgggccctcagtgttcagcaaggcagtcacttgctgccagagctcctccttgcgcgccgccgtcagctgttgacccagcacacacgacgccttcgcaaggtaggggtgctcttcaacaaatgacaagagtatctcgcgctgcctctctgaaacatgaggacccagccgccGAACCTGCTGCGATGACATCGTTTCGGATtcggcgcgcaaactggcaaacgcAAAACgcaaacaaagcgaggcaacttgtttgcataacgtatggcacaccacctagcgactaaataagaaaacaacacaaataaaattacaactcccagtagcagTCTGCGCCGCAAGcgcacatttattactgaaaatatatttgcaagtgttctatacaaaccaatgtttttttatcaaaccagcaacatccttcaattgctataccgtcccccaagtacaaacaaaactGATGACGTGATCTTCAGGCAggccgccgctcgttgattggttcccctcacgccgccccgttccactctttctccgagttacgtaatccCGACGTAACAGCCAAagggaaccggttcccaaaggaaccgttacagaatacggcccctgctgccttttgcgactgtgaacgtcaaacagggctccacagctatttttgtctgtaaccccttcccataccctgtgatgctgcttcaaggcgaatgtcttggccacgtggaagtgattgacgccgtacaaattacggatgttcccgaagacacgtcctgcgccagttacaacacgctcggttctctctcgacgtcggaccctttgcccacaggtgtgttcgattcatctattgccgatggcctcaccccacctcagcgttcacagcttctgcgcaacttagaagaatttcgttcttcttttgatgtcgggcaACCTTCCCTTGGTCgcgcgtctgctgtcacgcaccatattgacactggctcccaaccgccattgcggcaacgaccataccgcgtctctgccacagaacgtcgtgtgattaatgagcaagtggacgatatgcttcgccgcgaagtgatccgaccctcgaacagtccatgggcatctcctgtcgtccttgttacgaaaaaagacggctcggtacggttctgtgtagactatcggcgcctgaacaagatcattcacaaagatgtatacccgctgccgcgaatcgatgacgccatcgatagcctacacggagcagaattcttttcatctctagatttacgctccggctattggcaagtaataataataataatatttggggttttacgtgccaaaaccactttctgattatgaggcacgccgtagtggaggactccggaaattttgaccacctggggttctttaacgtgcacctaaatctaagtacacgggtgttttcgcatttcgccgccatcgaaatgcggccgccgtggccgggattcgatcccgcgacctcgtgcgcagcagcccaacaccatagccactgagcaaccacggcgggtgctattggcaagtacccatggctgacgtcgataggccgaagacagcctttgtcacacccgacggcttatacgaatttaacgtcatgccgtttggactttgtaatgcgccagcaacctttgaacgcatgatggacacagttctccgcggtttgaagtggcacacgtgcttatgttatcttgacgacgttgttgtttttgcctctgacttcaccacgcaccttcaacgcctgcggcgtgttttgacgtgcttagcaaacgctggcctccaactgaacgtaaagaagtgccgatttgcagcgcggcagctcacgatactaggttacgtcgtctcgaaggatggaatcctccccgatccagacaaacttcgtgccgtagctggaTTTCCTAAACCGACAaccgtcaaagaactgcgcagttttgtaggtttgtgttcctacttcaggcgcttcattcgcaatttcgccgccgtcatatcgcccctgacgaagctccttggcagcaacggacctctccattcgtggtcgtccgagtgcgacgaggcgttcactaagctccgtcgtttgctgacgtctcctcccattttgcgccactacgacccaacggcacctattgaggtacacacagatgccagcggtgttggcctcggcgctgtcctagcgcagcgcaaagaagggttttcCGAATATGTTGcggcatatgcaagccgtatgcttactaaagccgagaccaattacaccgtcacggaaaaagaatgcctggcgatcatctgggcgcttaccaagttccggccctatttgtatggtctacaatttgatgtcgtcatggaccaccatgcactatgctggctgtcgtcattgaaggatccctcaggccgtctcgcccgctgggcgcttcgcttacaggattacgatatccgcgtactgtaccggaacggacgccagcacgctgatgctgacgccctctcacgttctcccttgccagtcgacaatccctgctgcgcaatatcccagcttgacgtttcttccgtcgacattgggaccatcgcttctgagcagcgcaaggacccctggattgcctccatcatagactgccttgctgatccgtcatcgcagccaatcactcgtgcattgcgccgtcaagctcgccatttcgccattcgagacgacctgcttcaccgacgcaattacacctctgacggccgccagtggttattagttgtacctcgaagcctgcgttctgaaatctgcgcatcgttccactctgatccacagtgtgctcactcgggacttttcaaaacctaccagcgcctccgacgacgctactactggaggggaatgtacaactacattcaaaagttcgttcgctcatgccccgactgccagcgccgaaaatcttcaccccaccactcgcaagctggtctgcagcctctaccctgccctatccggccgttcgggcgcgttggcatcgatttgtatgggccacttcccctgacgtcgtctggtaaccgctgggccattgtggcagtagatcaccttacacgatacgccgaaaccgccgctctcccagcagctacagcgcgcgatgttgcatcattcctgctacgccgattcatcctgcggcatggtccacctcaagaactgctcagcgatcgcggacgcgtcttcctgtcggaagtcgttgaagcgattctcaaagagtgccacgttgttcatcgtacgactacagcgtaccaccctcaaacgaatggcctcacagaacgcttcaaccgtacgctcggcgacatgctttcaatgtacgttgcctccgaccacacgaactgggacgccattctgccattcgtcacctacgcgtataataccgctacgcagagcaccactggattttcaccctatttcttgctgtatggtcgacacccttcgcacaccattgacaccattctgccgtaccggccggatgcatccgagtgcgtgcctatttctgccacgatcagacatgcagaagagtgccgcgacctcgcacgggcctttacttccgctgatcaagagcgccagaggagcactcgcggtgacgccactgccacggtcaccttcgatccgggagcgctcgtgtggctctcagttcctctaactgcccctggcctctcatcaaaactggtccctaaggatgacggcccttatcgtgttctcgaacgtgcatctcctgtgaattatgtcatcgaaccagttgagccatcttcagacatgcgccgccgtggacgagacattgtccatgtcgaccgtttaaagccttactacgacccgctcatcatgacgagctgttaggtcgccggacggctcccttctcgctcccggggggggggggggggggggtgattgtagcgaagagagacggctagtgggttcagcgctactggctctaaatagtgggtcgagcgcttctgctcagcaacggctctcgtgcttgaaAGTTGttactgccctgcccgtcgacgttgcgctgctccgagctctgcctaataaacacccttagaatatatatatatatatatatatatatatatatatatatatatatatatatatatatatatatatatatatatatatatatatatatatatatatatatatatatatgtatatatatatatatatatatatatatatatatacacattgtgATCTGGCAGTTGTCCCGACGTTATTAAGCATCGAAGatgcggcgaaccgaccacgcccaaagcacggatcacacaagagcgagccccacaagcgatgatgaagaagaacgccatatgaaccccacatgatgatgatcatgtacagatgacaaagtgtagcttataaatgcccacactaatgtcccctcgcgcgagagcggccatcctggccgcaattcaaaggggcggcgaacgcctcgtgaaaggcttcatacgggaaacatagacaacctcagcagcgcggcagcggcggtcatttggatCAATAATtggtaccacgcgatagttaactGGAAAGGTCTGCTCCAAGattttgtaggggccgatgaactgaagctgaaacttgtcacacaagcaaGGAGCACGAACTGGTGTCCAGAGTAGTACGTCCTCGCCAGGGCGCAAGCACACGACACggtgagag encodes:
- the LOC139057791 gene encoding mediator of RNA polymerase II transcription subunit 15-like; amino-acid sequence: MSSQQVRRLGPHVSERQREILLSFVEEHPYLAKASCVLGQQLTAARKEELWQQVTALLNTEGPAVKTAAQWRGVWKKDVYKARRDAAALHAESSGTGGGSLPGPRGRILSLVGRASAIGVCPPFYEPDEEEESAADRGAGDAATAESHVSVSTAPGTSGIRARPMQPATAERRREDAGGPSSQTQPRQTGRGRRPEQRTDDLLSSVVAKYAESVALSQQQNNQMQDLLQSAQQLRTAVENQGAATLRQAVATERQAVATEHLASAAEQQVQQNTQLLQELRSLTRMAPALVLCIQQAMGMPPQAPPGGPPS